The following proteins are encoded in a genomic region of Pseudopipra pipra isolate bDixPip1 unplaced genomic scaffold, bDixPip1.hap1 HAP1_SCAFFOLD_96, whole genome shotgun sequence:
- the LOC135408970 gene encoding zinc finger protein 239-like, protein MPQDPQAGPELRTESPEDKSPRQSLVGEAVLKGSTAQEGSGEGKPRRYPRRRVSKGSPGCSEEERPTLCQEGDESLSQSPDLDVHEQPHTRKKPFKCLDCWKSFSQSSHLICHQRTHTGERPYMCGECGKSFICSSNLICHQRTHTGERPYKCLECKKRFQTSGNLLLHERTHTGERPFLCTHCGKGFIQNSHLVRHRHIHSGERPYKCGECGKSFSQSSALTSHQRTHQ, encoded by the exons atgccccaggacccccaggcag gtcccgagctgaggacggagagcccggaggacaaatccccccggcagagcctggtgggagaggcagttttgaagggctccacggcgcaggaaggcagcggggagggaaagccacgaaggtaccccaggaggagggtctccaaaggcagcccagggtgctctgaggaggaaagacccaccctgtgccaggaaggcgacgagagcttgagccagagccctgACCTGGATGTCCATGAGCAGCCTCACACCAGGAaaaagcccttcaagtgcttggactgttggaagagcttcagccagagctcccacctgatctgccaccagcgcacccacaccggggaacggccctacatgtgtggggaatgtgggaagagcttcatctgcagctccaacctgatctgccaccagcgcacccacactggagaacggccctacaagtgcttggaatgcaagaagaggtttcagaccagcgggaatctcctcctgcatgagcggacacacacaggggagaggcccttcctctgcacccactgtgggaagggcttcatccagaactcccacctcgtcaggcaccggcacatccacagcggggagaggccctacaagtgtggggagtgtgggaagagcttcagccagagctctgccttgacctcacaccaacggacccaccagtaa